TCTTGCCCCACAATCTCTTCATGATATTTTTCACCTCTGCATTCCTGAGTGTGTAGATGAtggggttcagcatgggggtgaTGACTGTATAGAACACAGCCACCAGTTTGTCCACAGTGAAGGTGGAGGAGGGTCTCATGTAAAGGAAAATGGCAGGTCCAAAGAACAAGATGGCCACTGTGATGTGAGAGTCACAGGTGGAGAGGGCTTTGTGCCTCCCCTCTGCAGAATGGTTTCTCAAGTTGAACAGGATGACAATATATGAGGACACCaagatgaggaaggagaagacagagattaAACCACTGTTGATCAACACAATAACCCCCTCCACAGAAGTGTCAGTGCAGGCAATCTTGAATAAGGGATGGAGGTCACAGAAGTAGTGGTCAATCACATTGGGACCACAGAAGGGCAATTTGACAGTGACCAGGATCTGGGCCACAGAGTGAATTATGCCCCCAAGCCAGGAACCAGCCACCAGAAGGTGACACATCAGTCGGCTCATGATTGTTGTGTAATGAaggggtttgcagatggccacatagcggtcataggccattaCTGTGAGAAGTAGGATCTCAGTTActccaaaaatgtgaaaaaagaataTCTGAACTACACAGCCCTCCAGGGAGATGGTTTTAACCCTGACAAGTAAGTCTGAGATGAATTTAGGGGCAACAGTAGAAGAGTAACTGACCTCCACCACAGACAAGTAACTAAGGAAGAAGTACATTGGGGAATTCAGACTCTTACTGATGCTGACAGTCACAACGATGAGGCCATTGCCCACCACGGTGGCCAAGTACATAGGAAGAAACATCACAAAGCACACTCTCTGTATCTCTGGATCCTGGAAAAGACCAGTTATAATTAACTTAGTCACATTATTTGTACTCGCCATGAAATTCATTCAGATGTACTGGATGTGAACCACTGAGAAACCTGCAATAAAACAAACACTGATTATAACCAATTTGCCTTGTTTATAACACATTAGACAGTGTCACCCATTTTACCATACACTTCTCATGATATCATTCATTTAGCCAATATTGAGCCAATACTCACTCAGCATTAAGTATTAGCAATCTAACAAAAGTTTACACTTTAgaaaatgaaggctcagagaaatgGTTATTTACCCAGAATCCCACTAAAAGTGGTAGATGTTTAGACTTAGAACCAAGCTTTCTGATTTCAGGCAGGATTCTTTCTAATTCACTACAAGATAGTCTGAATTTGTGGTCCATTCAAGTTCATAGcctacatttttattatctttcttgcATTTTGATAGCTCTCTCCTATTGAGGAATCCCCATGACATACTTCTGCTcctaaatttcttctttccttcatcacTACCTCAGGGTATCGTCTTCCCATTGataattcttccttttccaaaaGATCCTCTGTATTATTCACTCATCTATACTAGTCCTCAACTCATGTGAGATTCTTTCATTAATCATGCAGCTTCAATAAGTATATTTATATGATAAATGCTCAAATTCTCTGGGGACAATTCAACTTACTAGCTTCTCTCCATCATTTCACTATTACATTTATACTTCTTGTCCCACAGCTCAAGCTACCGAGAGACCCTGAATTCACAGTTTGTCCCTTAGAATATTATTATAGCTGGCCAGACTGCTTGTTCTGGTTCCAGGCTGGTAGCCAGCAGCAAAATATATGCTAACAAGAgtgaaaatttctctttaagtTACTCTTTTGGATCAGATACATACTGGGCATCTCTTATACATCTATACACCCCACAGActatacaaaataaacacatatcaCAATGCCTACTCAAGTTAACAATATCATGTGATAAAGCAGTATTCTCTAGATTAAGGTGCCACATTAGGAGTTTTTTTTAACTAATCTGATCCATGAGAAACAATGATGAAAAAATGTGAACTTCTTGAATCTCCGCTATAAATTTTATCCTCACTGTTTTTACCCCTATTTCTGATTTCATgatgaaatttttaagaaatgtacTTTTGAAAGCTAAAAATACACCGAAACAATAAGGACTATAATCACAATGATATCAAAAGATAGTGATGTGGGCAGTTGGAAACAaagtagcgtgtgtcagaatccCTCAGGGAAGGACCCATGCTGgagtttaaaagtaaatgaagttATTGaaccttcaaaataattttaaaaatagtgttctGGAGCAAGAAAAGTACTAGAGAAAGAGTCCATGAGATCTCAGAGATTCAGAGTATCCTTGATGCTTGCCTTTTTAATCCCTGATTTGGTCCAACATGTACTTTGGCTTCAGAGAAAGCCCCTTATTCCTCAAATAAATACTCCTTCTTGCCAACGTCATTTGAATGAGTTTCAGTTTCACATAAGAAAAACActctaaaatgttaatttaaggaaaataaaaacaaaaataaagctgaagaaTACTAGTAAGAATAAAAGTTCTAGATGCAATTACCAGttaaaaacacaactgaaaacaatttcatatttagtcgccaagattttttttaaataaagagcacttaaaaatgtgaataCTTATGCAGAGAAAATCATATAATTCTACTGGAGGACATGAAGGAATGCAGGTATAATTAAATGACTTGCCACTGAACAAACactgggtcaaagaataaatcaaaagatatcttgagacaaatgaaaatagaaatacaacataGAAAActttatgagatgcagcaaaaacaattctaagagggaagttaatagtgataaatatatacattaagaattttaaaaaaaagagctcaaATATATgacctaactttacacttcaagaaattacaaaaagatgaacaaactaagacaatattgaatagaaggaaggaaaaaaagatcacttggcagaatagaaagaaaaagagactaaaaatacaacagaaaggatcaatcAAATTAAGATCagagtttttgaaaagataaacaaaataggcaAACTTTTAGCTTAACTtatcaggaaaaagagaggactcaaataagtaaaatgacaatgcaaagaggagacattacactGA
The Equus quagga isolate Etosha38 unplaced genomic scaffold, UCLA_HA_Equagga_1.0 HiC_scaffold_9578_RagTag, whole genome shotgun sequence genome window above contains:
- the LOC124232650 gene encoding olfactory receptor 4B1-like, which translates into the protein MNFMASTNNVTKLIITGLFQDPEIQRVCFVMFLPMYLATVVGNGLIVVTVSISKSLNSPMYFFLSYLSVVEVSYSSTVAPKFISDLLVRVKTISLEGCVVQIFFFHIFGVTEILLLTVMAYDRYVAICKPLHYTTIMSRLMCHLLVAGSWLGGIIHSVAQILVTVKLPFCGPNVIDHYFCDLHPLFKIACTDTSVEGVIVLINSGLISVFSFLILVSSYIVILFNLRNHSAEGRHKALSTCDSHITVAILFFGPAIFLYMRPSSTFTVDKLVAVFYTVITPMLNPIIYTLRNAEVKNIMKRLWGKKVNSGMQ